The following is a genomic window from Planctomycetia bacterium.
GTCCGGCACGAGAGCGCGAACCTGTTCGGCCGTCTCGAACACTGCCATCAGATCGCGCGATCGAATCGCGCTGATCGGCCTGGCCCCCAGCGCGGCGGTCAATTCGGAGAAGACATCGATCGGTTCACCGGATCGCGAAGGGAAGTCCAGCACAAGGCGGTCCTCTTCGGTGGTCACCGTCAGTACGCCGCTCTTTGATCGGAAGCGGATGCGATCCGCCGTGAAGCCCAGTTCCGTTTTGAGCACGTGAGCTGTTGCAAGTGTCGCGTGTCCGCAAAGGTCCATCTCAACGGCCGGCGTAAACCAGCGAAGATGGAAATCTGACTGGCCCGCGGCCTCGGGGACGATGAAAGCCGTCTCCGCGAGGTTGCTCTCCATCGCGATATTCTGGAGCGTATCGTCCGTAAGCCAGGCATCGAGTGGGACGACGCCCGCCGGGTTGCCGGCGAACAACCGCGAAGCAAAGGCGTCAACTTGGAAGAATCGCAGGTTCAACGACAGTCCATTTCGCGCGGACCAGGAAGTCTAGGGCGCCGCCTGTTGACGCAGCGAAGCGAGGATTTCGTCACGCAAACGCGCCGCGTCCGCGTTGTTCGCATCATCCGCCAGGACACCCTTGAGTCGATCCAGTGCATCCTGCGCACCGCCGAGTTCCCATTCCAGTCGGGCCAGGAATACGGAGCATTCGTGGAGCTTCGGATCCTTGTTGACTCCTTCAAGCGCGTACTCCCGCGCCCTTAGAAGCGCGATCCGCCTCTCTGAATTGGCCTGGTCCCGCATGGCCGCCCCCAGGGTGAAATAGGTATTTGCGTCATCCGGGTCAGCGGCGCGCTGGGCCTCGAGAATGGAGACTCTCAGGGTGTTCGCCTCCTTGAGTTCCAGGTTGTTGTCAGGCTTAAAGGGGTCTGCACGAAGTTGACCGTTGAGCAGGGAAATCGACTTTTCGGCGGCGCGCAGCGCCGAAGCGTAGTCTTGAGTATTGAGATTCATCTGCCCCAGCTTGAGCTGTACGCCGGGGTCGTTGGGGGCCAGTGCGGCGGCCTCGTCGGCGTAGCGCAGCGCCTCTTTTGACAGGGCGCGTCCGTTGTAGGCGATGGCGAGCTCGATGGCGATTTCCGCTTTGACGTTTTTGCCGTTCAATTCCACGGGTGCGAAATCCTTGGCCCGCTCCAACGGTCGAACGGCCTGAAGGTACATGCGGGACTCGTTGTAAACCCTGCCGATGGCGTAATAGCCCCGAAATTCGTTTCCGGCGTCCTTGTTGAATTCCTCCAGAATGTTGATCGCTTCGGCCGCCCGACTTTGTTGGATGCGTAACAGGCCCAGGGCAAGGGCCAGTCGGGGCATGTTGGGTTTGGAGCGCTTGGCTCGATCGTAGAGCGTAGCGGCTTCCTGATATTCCCCGGCGTCGATCTTGAGGATGGCCTCTTCCAGCATGTCTTCGGGCGACTTGATCGAGGGTCCGGCGTCAGCCTGCTGGGCTACGGCCGGGGTGGGGATCCAGACGGTCAAAATGCCCAGGACGAGCCCCAAGCAAACGGCAAAGCGGTTTTGGCTCATATTCGGCTCCTTGTCGATCATCTTTCAAAGGTCTCGTCTATCGGGGGATACGACATGGATATCGCTCAGTTCGGTCCGCCCTTCATCGTCCGTCGAGCCCTGTGAGTTTATCGGCGGCCCAGGCCGGACTTACCGGTAATCGCCGAGCCGGGAACAAGAATTCGGCCGGCCATCTGGCCTC
Proteins encoded in this region:
- a CDS encoding PhzF family phenazine biosynthesis protein; translation: MRFFQVDAFASRLFAGNPAGVVPLDAWLTDDTLQNIAMESNLAETAFIVPEAAGQSDFHLRWFTPAVEMDLCGHATLATAHVLKTELGFTADRIRFRSKSGVLTVTTEEDRLVLDFPSRSGEPIDVFSELTAALGARPISAIRSRDLMAVFETAEQVRALVPDMVRVAALDAFAVIVTAPGSDCDFVSRFFAPKAGVPEDPVTGSAHCTLIPYWAQRLGKREMLARQISARGGELHCRAAGDRVHIGGQCVTYLQGIIRLSQL
- a CDS encoding tetratricopeptide repeat protein — protein: MSQNRFAVCLGLVLGILTVWIPTPAVAQQADAGPSIKSPEDMLEEAILKIDAGEYQEAATLYDRAKRSKPNMPRLALALGLLRIQQSRAAEAINILEEFNKDAGNEFRGYYAIGRVYNESRMYLQAVRPLERAKDFAPVELNGKNVKAEIAIELAIAYNGRALSKEALRYADEAAALAPNDPGVQLKLGQMNLNTQDYASALRAAEKSISLLNGQLRADPFKPDNNLELKEANTLRVSILEAQRAADPDDANTYFTLGAAMRDQANSERRIALLRAREYALEGVNKDPKLHECSVFLARLEWELGGAQDALDRLKGVLADDANNADAARLRDEILASLRQQAAP